Below is a window of Humulus lupulus chromosome 9, drHumLupu1.1, whole genome shotgun sequence DNA.
TTGTTCTTTTTTGTGTAAtgattatttgttattttattatattaagaaggtgtaattttattattttatttttttaataataaaaatataataaaattcaataaatttataacatatttatattaataaaagaaatccATTCAATTAAGCACATTTTTTTAAGTAATAATAACattatttctttttataaaattTGTGTATATATTGAGTCTTAATAATtagaattttattattatttatttgtttaatttgtatataaaggtaatttagtaaaataaaagTTAAATTCAATTACAAATTAGTATTTTGGTatataataaaaactaaaattacaaaataatagtaatttaataaaaaaattattcattacaaaaataagggtaatttggtcaaaACAATATTAATTCCATTCCATAATATATCAAACATAATAATCATTTTTCAATCACTCATTCCAAAGTTTCAAccgaacaaaacaaaaaaaaaattcaatttttattcctATTACTATTGCCAttccatttttattttgtaaccgaAAGATACCTTACATAATTTTCAAACTAGAGAAATAACTTTGTGATAAAGAAATCTCGGACAAATCAAGAGCAAACCTAGTAGAATTGAATCTGAACTCTTCTTCTCCTTAGTGCTCTATTTTTTTATATCTTTAACTATGTAACTGACACGTATTCTCTACCTATTGAGTTTCttttttttgttgttctttttcatttaaaaaagaagaaaaaaaaaccagtGACGCAATGAATTACGAAGTTTCAATACATAAAAATATGATTTTCCAAACCAAGTAGATTCTATATATGAACAGAGTAGAGATTAAGTTCAGCCATGCAAAATCTTCAAAACCTTCATGGACACACAAGGACAAACGAAAATGACAGAAGAAAAGAAGCTTCACATAGCGATGTATCCATGGCTGGCCATGGGACACCTCACCTCGTTCCTCCACATCTCCAACAAGTTAGCCGAGAGAGGCCACAGAATCTCCTTCTACATACCAACCAAAACGCAGTCCAAACTACTGTCGTTCAACCTCCACCCACACCTCATCTCCTTCGTCCCCATCCACGTGCCTCACGTCGAAGGTCTCCCTCCCGGTGCCGAAACCACCGCCGACGTTCCTTTCCATCTCCTCTCGTTTCTCATGACAGCCATGGATCTCACTCGTCCCCAACTCGAAGcttctcttcaagaactcaaaccCCATTTCATCTTCTTCGATTTCACCCACTGGGCACCTGAAGCTGTACGTCGTTTTGGGATCAAGTCGATCAGTTACTGCACCGTTAGCCCTGCAACATTCGGGTTCATGATGAGTCTAGAGAGAGAACTGAACCGAGTTTCGTTAACCGAAGCGGATTTGGTAAGGCCTCTACCGGGTTTCCCATCATCTTCTTCCCTTAGATTTCGGTCCCACGAAGCTCGAGACCTCGTCAAAATAATGGAACAAGAATTCGGGAGCGGAATCTCATTCAACAAACGAATGCGAGCCTCGTTTGACGAAAGCGACGCCGTCGCTTTCAAAACCTCCAGAGAGATGGAAGGAGTCTACTCCGATTACGTGGCCGAGAAGTGGCGGAAGACGGTTATTCTCGCGGGTCCGGTGGTGCCGGAGCCACCAAAATCGGTGTTGGAAGGCGAAACGGCGTCGTTTCTTTCGAGATTCGAGAAGGGTAGCGTGGTGTACTGCGCTTTCGGAAGCGAGTGCGTTCTGGGAAAAGAGCAATTCCAACAACTTGTTCTGGGTCTCGAGTTGACCGGTCGACCGTTCCTAGTGGCGCTGAAACCCCCAGTT
It encodes the following:
- the LOC133801577 gene encoding cyanidin 3-O-galactoside 2''-O-xylosyltransferase FGGT1-like, yielding MDTQGQTKMTEEKKLHIAMYPWLAMGHLTSFLHISNKLAERGHRISFYIPTKTQSKLLSFNLHPHLISFVPIHVPHVEGLPPGAETTADVPFHLLSFLMTAMDLTRPQLEASLQELKPHFIFFDFTHWAPEAVRRFGIKSISYCTVSPATFGFMMSLERELNRVSLTEADLVRPLPGFPSSSSLRFRSHEARDLVKIMEQEFGSGISFNKRMRASFDESDAVAFKTSREMEGVYSDYVAEKWRKTVILAGPVVPEPPKSVLEGETASFLSRFEKGSVVYCAFGSECVLGKEQFQQLVLGLELTGRPFLVALKPPVGSETVESALPDGFEKRVGSSRGMVQGGWVQQQLILSHGSVGCFVTHCGSGSLLEAMVNECQLVLVPNVGDQIINARIMSKDLKVGVEVEKGDEDGLFTKEGVCRAVETVMVEESLVGMEVRANHKKWREFLLSEGLEDSYIDGFIKTLYGLITTS